TCGCGATATGTCATTGATTGCAACTCCCCCAAAAGACAGACTCCCCATTCACACTGAAATCATTCCTTTCGACAAAAAACTGATCCGAGCAGCGATTTTAAGGGAGATTGAACGGGGGGGACAGGTTTTTTTTGTCCACAATCGGGTTCAAACTATTGAAGGAATCGCCAATTATTTGCGTCGACTCATGCCTGAGGTGAGCTTCGGTGTCGCACATGGCCAGATGGATGAGCGCGATTTGGAGAAGGTAATGTGGGATTTTGCGACGCAAAAATTTCATTGTCTGGTGTCGACCATGATCATCGAGTCGGGATTAGATATTCCAAATGTGAATACAATGATCATTAATCGGGCGGATCGATTTGGTTTGTCGCAATTGTATCAATTAAGAGGTCGAGTGGGGCGGTCGAACCAACGGGCTTATGCTTATTTGGTGGTTCCTCCGATTCAAATGATAAATCGAAACGCGATAAAGCGATTACAAATAATAGAAGAGCTCACTGAACTCGGAGCTGGCTTCAATATTGCGATGCGGGATCTTGAAATTAGGGGTGCGGGTAATATCTTTGGGGCGGAGCAGAGTGGGCATATCATCGCTTTGGGGTACGAGATGTATGTGAAAATCATCGAGCAGGCCATACAGGAACTGAAATTGGAGCAACAGGGCTTGTCAACGCAACCGAGCCAACCGCGTGAAGAAACAAAAGTGGAAATCGATCAGGACGCGTTCTTGCCAGATGATTTTATCGATCCCGCTGAATTGAAAGTCGATATCTATCGCCGTTTAGCGAATTGTTCCGATCTGGAGTCGGTAGAGCAGATCGAACAAGAGGTGATCGATCGATTTGGAAGATTACCTGCTCCTGCGAAAAACTTGTTTAATTTTGTTGCATTAAAGATCATCGGTACTATTTTGGATTTTCGTTTGATCAAAATATCAGATCATACATTGAAAGCTTATTTTGCAAGAGAATTCGGCGGTTCCTCGCCTCGGGAACTTATAGAAAATAAGGTTTGTTCAATCATGCAAAAAGCAGAAGGAAACTTCTATTTTGTTCAGGAGGGCAAAGGCGGACTCGGCCTGCACATCGATATTCCCCGGGATGAGCTTGATCCCATTGCTTATGGTAAAGACTTCTTAAAGCGCCTGATATGAATCAATTGTTATCATTGAACCGGTTTGTCATGAGGCATAAAGAGTCAATTCTAAATGGAGGAAAAATGAACGTCTCCATCATGTACCGAATTATGCTCTATCTTTTGTTCTTGGCTATTATTTTCTCTGGATGCAAGCGCGAGAAAGCAATAGTGGCGAGAGTTGCTACCACTGCAATTACCATCGGGAATTTTGAAGATGAGTTTGCGAAAGGAAAAACTGCGGAGGATATTAAAAAAGCAACTCTGGAAGACAAAAGGAAATATTTGGACCAAATGATCGACCACCGACTTAAGGTGATCAACGCCTATCAATTGGGATTAGATACCACAAAAGCGATTAGGGATCAGCTAAAAACGCGATCGCAAGGGGAGATGTTCAAGCGATTGGTGGAGTTGCAGGTTATTCAAAAGATTGTCCCAGAGAACGAGCTTATCACTTATTATGAAAATTCGAAGCGAGAGGTAAAGATAAAGCAAATTGTGGCCAAATTTGACGCGAAGGATCCACAATCCAAGCAATCTGCCTTGGAGCGCATCAAACGCGTAGAGAGACGGCTAAAAAATCGCGTGGAGTTTGAGAAGCTTGCGAGAGAGTTTTCCGAAGATCAAGAAACCGCACAAAAAGGAGGTGACAAGGGCTACTTAAAGTGGGGGGTAAATTCTGGTAACAATCCGATATATGTCGCTGCCTTTCGTATGAATGAGAACGAGATATCCCCGATAATTGAAGCCGAAGATGGGTATTATATTGTCAAAGTGATGGACATTAAAACATATAATAGCCCATCTTACTTACAACAAAAAGAACGAATTCAGCGCATGTTTTATTCCCTGAAAAATAAGGAAATCGAAGATGCGTATTATGCATATCTCGATAAATTGCGAGAAAAATATCGGCTAAAATTCAACGATCAGGCAATAGAATTCTTGCTTCAAAACTACTATGGAGCAAATCAGGATACCAGCTCGATTTCTGCATCTCAGCCAAGTGATAGGCGGAAAAAACAATTGAATATTGATAGTGTGGCGGCAGAGCATTCGAAACTTGTTTTGGCAAATTTTGTTACTGGAGAAATAACGATTCAAGATCTCGCTGACGAGATCAAAAATATTCACCGCGCGCGACGTCCCTATTTTAAAACCCCAGAAGAGATTAAAAATTATCTCAATGCCAGATTAGTCCCAGTATTTTTATTGGAAAAGGAGGCGAAGCGTCTTCATTTGATTCGCGATGAGCAAGTACAGAGACAAGTTAGAATTTTTAAAGAGAATTTAATGCTTCGGGATGCGCAAAAAATTCAGGTTGAAAACAAGGTAAATGTTACCGACGAGGCCATGATCCAATATTATCATGCCCATCGATCTGACTATATGCATCCTGAAAAACGGGAGATTCAACAAATTTTCGTCAAGGATCAAAAATTAGCTGAGACTATCGCCAAGTTAGCGCGCAAGGGAGCTGATTTCGATCGATTATTTGGGAAATATAATGAAAAGGAATCGCTCAAAGAGACGCGCGGGAAATCGGAAATCACTGCTGGACGAGCGGTTTTTGGTAAACCGTGTTTTTCGATTGAGGTGGGACAAGTCACCGATCCGATTAAGCTGGGTGATGGTTATTTCGTGAATAAAGTGTTGCGGGTCATTCCACCAACAGAAATGACTTTTGATGAATGCAAGCAATCAATACAGTCCAAGCTGCGGCGCATTGCAGTCGAAAACCGAGAACAAGAATGGGTCTCTGAACTTCGAAAACAGATCGATTTTGTAGTTTTCGATAACATCTTGGCCAAGTCTTTCACAAATTTTACCCACCAACAATATGTGGCTTATGAGTGATTGGCTGGTAGATGATCGGATTGTTTTGCCCATATGAATTATTGCCAAGACTGAGATCTTTGTTTCGAATCAAAAAAATGCATGATCGAGCGTTATTTCAATTTGTTTGATGAAGCGAATTGCTGAAAGGATGGTCATTCGTGTCTGGAAGTGGATTGAATAAAGGAAAAGTTTTTTTTGTTTTGATGGTGAGTTTGCTGGTTGCGTGCAAATCTTCCAATCGAAACATCCCTAAAGAAAAGCAGCCAATTGTCACGATCGAAGATGGTCAACTCACATTAGATGATCTGTTGGGAGCAATACCTATTTCGATGCAATCGCGCGTCTCGATCGAGCAAGTCAATAATTACATTCAACAGTGGATGGAAATGGAGTTGATCTATCGGGAGGCGCTGCGAATTGGATTGGATAAAGATGAAGCATTTTTAGCTGAACTGGAGAAATCCAAGCGGAACCTCCTGGTTCAGTTCTATATGGACAGGTATCTAGCGGAAAATGAGAAGCCAAGTGATGAAGAGGCGATTAGTTATTACAATGAGAATAAGGAGAGCTATCGGCTTGAGACGGATGAAGTGAGGGCGCTTCATATTTTGGTTCAGTCACAAGAAGAGGCGGATAAGGCGTATCAGCGGATCAGTGGTGGGGAGTCATTTGAAATAGTGGCTCGCCAGGTGTCGATCGATTATGTGGAGAATCAACGGATCGATCTGGGGTATTTTACCCGAGATGAAATTTTGCCAGAGTTGGCTGCAGTGGTTTTTGAAGCTAAAGCTGGGACGGTCACGCGGCCCATTAAATCATCATTGGGTTATCATATATTCAAAATTGTGGATCGCAAATCTCGGGGAAGCTATCGAGAATTCGATGCGGTGAAGGATCAGATTTCGGCGCGACTAAGTTTTATTCGGAGAAATGAGCGGTACAGGGATTTAATTATTGGTTTGAGAAATAAAACGAACTATAAATTTTATATTGAGCCGCTCCGAGAATTTTTTAAAGATTCGACTTTTCAGTTGTCTAATGAGATTGTAAATCCGACCCGTTAATTGGAGTATAACGTGCTATGCGAAAACTATTTTTTATTTGTTGGATGATGATTGCCGCGAATAGTGGATTTGCGCAGCAATTGCTTGATAAGGTGGTGGCGGTTATTGAAAATGAAGTCATCTTGCAATCAGAATTGCGGCAGTATGCGTTAAATATCGCCTTCCAAATGCGGATTGATCCTCGGCGAGAGCCTGAACGATTCGAACAATTAGAGCGTGAGACGCTTCAAAATTTGATTAACCAGAAAATTTTATTGGCCAAGGCCGAAGAGGATAGCATTCAAGTTGAAGATCGTCAGGTTGATTCCGTATTGGAAGAGCAAATTAACCGGATGATCCAGCAGGTTGGTTCTGAGCAAAAACTTGAAGAACAGTTGGGAATGTCAATCAGCAAACTCAAGCGCAATTTTCGAGAGGAGGTCCGAAAAAACCTCCGGGTTGAAAAATTGCAGCAGACCAAATTTGCTGAAATAAAGATTAGTCGCCGGGAGGTTGAAGAACTTTATCACGCAATGAAGGACAGCTTGCCAGAATTGAAAGAGACAGTGGACATTAGTCATATTTTGATCAGTATTAAGCCCGGCAATACTTCAGAACAACTGGCCCGACAGAAAATCACCGAATTATTGAAGCGAGTGAAGGACGGCGAAGACTTTGCTGAGCTCTGCCGCAAATATTCTGAGGACCCAGGGAGTGCTGCCAGAGGCGGAGAGATCGGATTCATGGAGCGAGGGGATTTTGTTCCTGAATTTGAAGAAGTAGCTTTCTTATTAGAGCCAGGACAATTTTCAGATATTGTCAAATCCCGCTATGGCTTTCATATCATCCAATGCCTTGATCGCAAGGGGGATAAAATTAATGTGAGGCACTTGCTAATTCGACTTGAACCTACGAATGTCGATGAGGTAGAAACTGAGAAAAGGGCACAGGAAATCCGTGCAATGCTCAATGATCCAGCGAATGATTTCGCTGCCCTGGCGAAGCAATATTCAGATGATGAGAGCACTCGTGACCAGGGTGGACATTTAGGCCTTTTTGAGACCGAAAACTTGCAATTGGCTGAATTTAAAACCGTAATCGATACTTTGAAGCCAGGAGCAATTTCCCAGCCGTTTAAAACGAAATATGGCTGGCATATTGTGAAATTGAATAGTAAGCAGGAACCTCGCCCCATTGATTTGCGGACCGATTGGGAACGGATTGAGGCTTTTGCGCTAAATATCAAACGCCAAAAGCAATTTCAAAAATGGCTGGAGGAAATAAAGAAAGATGTATATGTCGAGGTAAAATTGGATTGAAACCAATTCAAGTTCAGATGATTGCGGTCATAATTGTTTTGAAAGGAATTTTGACTTGGCTATGAGAAATGTTTTTTATCTTATTTTATTAGCCATTATCCTCATTCCAACCATCGGTGGCAGTCAAAACTTAGATAAAAAAAGCCTATTCACCATCGCCCGCCTGAAATACCAGGGGGGCGGCGATTGGTACAATGATCCTTCAATTATTCCGAATTTGTTGGCTTTCCTCGCTCAGGAGACCAACATCCATACCGCTGTTGATGAGAAAAAAGTCGAGATCATGGATCAGGATTTTTTTGCATATCCTTTTATATTTATGACCGGTCATGGGAGGATCACTTTTTCCGATGATGAGGCGCAGCGGTTGCGGAAATATTTGGTCAACGGCGGCTTCCTTTATGCTGATGATGATTATGGGATGGATAAATATTTTCGGGCAATGATGAAAAAGGTCTTTCCCGATAAAGATTTGGTCGAATTGCCGTTCAATCACCCAATTTATCATTGCCATTTTCATTTTGCTCAAGGCGTTCCCAAAATACATGAGCATGATGGTGGCCCTCCTCATGCTTACGGTATTTTCCATGAGGGTCGAATGGTTGTATATTACACCTTTAACACCAATATTTCTGATGGCTGGGCGGATCCAGATGTTCATAAGGATCCCGAAGAGGTGCGGCTTCAGGCGTTGAGGATGGGGGTCAATATCGTGGTGTATGCATTGACGAATTGATGAATAATTTGCTAATTTAAGTCAATGGGAGATTGGGGAAGCTGGCACTATTTGATTATCCAACGATTTTGATCAAGCTAATTTTTAAATGTCGATTTGTTGGATCAACCAACGTGAGATAGGTTCAGCAATTCGTATTTTCCACATACAGAACCACATTACTTCAAATGTCAGGATCGACTCAGCGCCCCGGCAGGCACTAAATAAACTTTTCGACAATTGTGCCCAATTCAATCTGACAATAAAAAAATATCTAAAATAGAGAATTCCAAACGGACATCAGCAAATAATTTTTTATTAGCTGTATTTGAAATTTTAATAAACTATATTTGGAAAATTGTCTGCGCTGGGTGATAGTAAAAGGCTGACGCCTCAATCTCCATCGTGAATAAAAGGCTAACGCCTTAACTCCATTTTGATTTTCATAAAAAAAATCCGTTGGCTTCATCTATCCGTTTGGCAAATTTGGGAACAGCTAACAATCCCAGTTACACCTCCAGTTCCTTGAACAACTGCGCCGTCTGGCGCTTGTAAATACCAATTCCCGACAGCATCGTTCCCAGTACAGTCGATAGCAATCCAGGCACGAAGCCAATCACATACGCTGGCGGGGTGATCTGCGCCCGTACCACTGCAGGCATCATCATCGTCGCCCCTTGCATCATGCCGCTGATGTTGATGCCCTTGGTCTGCAGAAGATAAGCCACTCCCAATCCCAGCAGCGTGCCAAAAAATGAGCCGATGATGCCGATGAGGACGGATTCGTAAATCATCGAACGATAGACATGGCCTTTGGACTCGCCAATGGCCAATCGCAACCCGACCTCGCCGTAGCGCCGCAAGCCGCCCAGCAAGCCCGCATTCCACAGCACCAGCGACATCGCCAGGACAAATATGCCGAGGGCAATCCCTTTGAAACTATCGACGTAATCCAGGTAGCCTGCCAGACCGCTCTGGATTTTGAGCCGCACCATGGTTGGTGCAAACTCGTCTTCATTCGATTTATGCTTTTCATTGAACGCCTGTTCCACGGCCATGGCTTTGCGATCATTGTAAACCGATTCGGGAAAATAGCCCAAAATTTCGCTGGCCGCATCGTTCATGTCGAGCACCGTCTGGGCGTCG
This DNA window, taken from candidate division KSB1 bacterium, encodes the following:
- a CDS encoding DUF4159 domain-containing protein, whose amino-acid sequence is MRNVFYLILLAIILIPTIGGSQNLDKKSLFTIARLKYQGGGDWYNDPSIIPNLLAFLAQETNIHTAVDEKKVEIMDQDFFAYPFIFMTGHGRITFSDDEAQRLRKYLVNGGFLYADDDYGMDKYFRAMMKKVFPDKDLVELPFNHPIYHCHFHFAQGVPKIHEHDGGPPHAYGIFHEGRMVVYYTFNTNISDGWADPDVHKDPEEVRLQALRMGVNIVVYALTN
- a CDS encoding peptidyl-prolyl cis-trans isomerase encodes the protein MNVSIMYRIMLYLLFLAIIFSGCKREKAIVARVATTAITIGNFEDEFAKGKTAEDIKKATLEDKRKYLDQMIDHRLKVINAYQLGLDTTKAIRDQLKTRSQGEMFKRLVELQVIQKIVPENELITYYENSKREVKIKQIVAKFDAKDPQSKQSALERIKRVERRLKNRVEFEKLAREFSEDQETAQKGGDKGYLKWGVNSGNNPIYVAAFRMNENEISPIIEAEDGYYIVKVMDIKTYNSPSYLQQKERIQRMFYSLKNKEIEDAYYAYLDKLREKYRLKFNDQAIEFLLQNYYGANQDTSSISASQPSDRRKKQLNIDSVAAEHSKLVLANFVTGEITIQDLADEIKNIHRARRPYFKTPEEIKNYLNARLVPVFLLEKEAKRLHLIRDEQVQRQVRIFKENLMLRDAQKIQVENKVNVTDEAMIQYYHAHRSDYMHPEKREIQQIFVKDQKLAETIAKLARKGADFDRLFGKYNEKESLKETRGKSEITAGRAVFGKPCFSIEVGQVTDPIKLGDGYFVNKVLRVIPPTEMTFDECKQSIQSKLRRIAVENREQEWVSELRKQIDFVVFDNILAKSFTNFTHQQYVAYE
- a CDS encoding peptidylprolyl isomerase, giving the protein MRKLFFICWMMIAANSGFAQQLLDKVVAVIENEVILQSELRQYALNIAFQMRIDPRREPERFEQLERETLQNLINQKILLAKAEEDSIQVEDRQVDSVLEEQINRMIQQVGSEQKLEEQLGMSISKLKRNFREEVRKNLRVEKLQQTKFAEIKISRREVEELYHAMKDSLPELKETVDISHILISIKPGNTSEQLARQKITELLKRVKDGEDFAELCRKYSEDPGSAARGGEIGFMERGDFVPEFEEVAFLLEPGQFSDIVKSRYGFHIIQCLDRKGDKINVRHLLIRLEPTNVDEVETEKRAQEIRAMLNDPANDFAALAKQYSDDESTRDQGGHLGLFETENLQLAEFKTVIDTLKPGAISQPFKTKYGWHIVKLNSKQEPRPIDLRTDWERIEAFALNIKRQKQFQKWLEEIKKDVYVEVKLD
- a CDS encoding peptidyl-prolyl cis-trans isomerase yields the protein MNKGKVFFVLMVSLLVACKSSNRNIPKEKQPIVTIEDGQLTLDDLLGAIPISMQSRVSIEQVNNYIQQWMEMELIYREALRIGLDKDEAFLAELEKSKRNLLVQFYMDRYLAENEKPSDEEAISYYNENKESYRLETDEVRALHILVQSQEEADKAYQRISGGESFEIVARQVSIDYVENQRIDLGYFTRDEILPELAAVVFEAKAGTVTRPIKSSLGYHIFKIVDRKSRGSYREFDAVKDQISARLSFIRRNERYRDLIIGLRNKTNYKFYIEPLREFFKDSTFQLSNEIVNPTR
- a CDS encoding FtsX-like permease family protein, giving the protein MIKFLLKGILRDRHRSLFPIIIVTAGVLLTVVMHCWLNGILGDMIDLNARFTTGHVKVMTRAYAENADQMPNDLALLGITDMLENLKAQFPAMTWVKRIRFGGLLDVPDENGETKSQGPAFGLAVDLFSPASSEIQRLNIADALVQGRLPQRSGEILISDDFANKLGIGPGAIATLVSSTMYGSMALQNFSIAGTVRFGVENLDRGAMIMDISDAQTVLDMNDAASEILGYFPESVYNDRKAMAVEQAFNEKHKSNEDEFAPTMVRLKIQSGLAGYLDYVDSFKGIALGIFVLAMSLVLWNAGLLGGLRRYGEVGLRLAIGESKGHVYRSMIYESVLIGIIGSFFGTLLGLGVAYLLQTKGINISGMMQGATMMMPAVVRAQITPPAYVIGFVPGLLSTVLGTMLSGIGIYKRQTAQLFKELEV